From a single Miscanthus floridulus cultivar M001 chromosome 8, ASM1932011v1, whole genome shotgun sequence genomic region:
- the LOC136468800 gene encoding sphinganine C4-monooxygenase 1-like — MEFFSDEALAIFVPIVVYWVYSGMYMALGQSMDKYRLHPRKEENSKNLVSKREVIKGVLLQQLVQAGVAAVVFTHTGDSSSTMAYDEEAQGSSSYSYLTVARQFAVAMIVLDGWQYAWHRYMHLNRFLYRHIHSWHHRLVVPYAFGSQYNHPIEGLLLDTLGGALAFIVSGMSPRASIFFFSLCTIKGVDDHCGLWLPGNLFHLCFWNNTAYHDVHHQLRGSRFNFSQPFFVTWDKVFGTHMPYVLEARLGGGLQARPLTAKANG; from the exons ATGGAGTTCTTCTCTGACGAAGCATTGGCCATTTTTGTGCCCATCGTGGTGTACTGGGTATACTCAGGCATGTACATGGCGCTTGGCCAGTCCATGGACAAGTACAGGCTGCATCCGAGGAAGGAGGAGAACAGCAAGAACCTGGTGTCCAAGCGGGAAGTCATTAAGGGCGTCCTCCTGCAGCAGCTAGTGCAGGCAGGAGTGGCTGCCGTTGTGTTCACG CACACGGGAGATAGCAGCTCAACAATGGCATACGATGAGGAAGCACAAGGATCATCATCATACTCCTACCTGACGGTGGCACGGCAGTTCGCGGTGGCCATGATTGTGCTAGATGGGTGGCAGTACGCATGGCATAGGTACATGCACCTGAACCGGTTCTTGTACCGGCACATCCACTCGTGGCACCACCGCCTCGTGGTGCCCTACGCATTCGGCTCACAATACAACCACCCCATTGAGGGCCTCCTGCTTGATACACTCGGCGGGGCACTGGCCTTCATCGTCTCGGGCATGTCACCGCGTGcatccatcttcttcttctcgctctGCACCATCAAGGGCGTGGATGACCACTGTGGCCTGTGGCTGCCGGGAAATTTGTTCCATCTCTGCTTCTGGAACAACACGGCGTACCATGATGTTCACCACCAGCTGCGTGGCAGCAGGTTCAATTTTTCGCAGCCATTCTTTGTGACATGGGACAAGGTCTTCGGGACGCATATGCCTTACGTGCTAGAGGCGAGGCTAGGTGGCGGGCTCCAAGCGCGTCCCCTCACAGCGAAGGCCAATGGTTAG